In Chryseobacterium shigense, the following proteins share a genomic window:
- a CDS encoding dicarboxylate/amino acid:cation symporter, giving the protein MKAKKIHHQLYFQVIIAIAAGILLGRFYPELGEKMKPLGDGFIKLVKMIIAPVIFITLTLGIAHMTDLKKVGRIAVKAMLYFFTFSTLALIIGLIVGNILQPGHGLNIDPSTLSGDVSQYQQKAHDSTLTGFIMNIIPETLFSPLVGENILQVLLVAILMGVALVLTKEKSQKVTDFLQDLSTPVFKIVHMLMKLAPIGAFGAMAFTIGKYGLHSVLNLIFLVGTFYITSILFVVLILGAVAWYNGFSIFKLMFYLKEELLLVLGTSSSESALPGIMEKLEKAGCSRAIVGLVVPTGYSFNLDGTNIYMTLASLFIAQALNIHLPLEKQLMLLLVAMLSSKGAAGVTGAGFVTLAATLAVVPEIPIAGMTLILGIDKFMSECRALTNVIGNSVATVVVANWEKQLDKTQLQYCLDHPNEIEKKLEV; this is encoded by the coding sequence TTGAAAGCGAAAAAAATTCATCATCAGCTTTATTTTCAGGTTATTATTGCCATAGCAGCAGGTATACTTCTGGGAAGATTTTATCCCGAACTGGGTGAAAAAATGAAACCTTTAGGCGACGGATTCATCAAACTGGTGAAGATGATCATCGCTCCAGTGATTTTCATTACTTTAACACTGGGAATTGCCCACATGACCGATCTCAAAAAGGTTGGACGTATTGCAGTAAAAGCAATGCTCTATTTCTTTACATTTTCAACTTTAGCATTAATTATCGGATTGATTGTAGGAAATATCTTACAACCGGGACACGGATTAAATATTGATCCTTCTACCTTATCAGGTGATGTTTCCCAGTATCAGCAAAAAGCTCATGACTCTACCCTGACAGGTTTTATCATGAACATTATTCCTGAAACGCTTTTCAGTCCTTTGGTTGGTGAAAATATCCTTCAGGTGCTTCTTGTAGCTATTCTGATGGGTGTTGCACTGGTTCTTACCAAAGAAAAAAGCCAGAAAGTGACTGATTTTCTGCAGGATCTGTCCACCCCTGTTTTCAAAATTGTGCATATGCTGATGAAGCTGGCTCCTATCGGGGCTTTTGGGGCAATGGCATTTACTATCGGGAAATATGGTCTTCATTCGGTACTGAACCTTATCTTTTTAGTAGGAACATTTTATATTACCTCTATTCTTTTTGTTGTATTGATTTTGGGTGCGGTGGCCTGGTATAACGGTTTCAGTATCTTCAAGCTGATGTTTTACCTGAAAGAGGAATTGCTTCTGGTTTTAGGGACGAGCTCTTCAGAATCAGCGCTGCCGGGGATTATGGAAAAGCTGGAAAAGGCGGGTTGCTCAAGAGCTATTGTAGGACTTGTGGTGCCTACGGGATACTCTTTTAACCTGGACGGAACCAATATCTATATGACACTGGCCTCTCTTTTTATAGCCCAGGCTCTTAATATTCACCTTCCACTGGAAAAGCAATTAATGTTACTTTTAGTGGCAATGCTAAGTTCAAAAGGCGCTGCCGGTGTTACGGGAGCAGGATTTGTAACACTGGCTGCAACATTGGCCGTTGTTCCGGAAATTCCAATTGCGGGAATGACTTTAATCTTAGGAATTGATAAGTTTATGAGTGAATGCAGAGCGTTAACCAATGTTATCGGAAACTCTGTTGCGACTGTAGTTGTAGCAAACTGGGAA